CATGTGTGGGAATGAAAGAGTAAGATAAGGACTGCTTCTGTCAGTGGGTGAGTGAAGTATTTAGTATTTAACACCGGAACAATATGCTATTTTATATGCTAATTGTCATGATGTCATAACCATAGGAATTGATATAATGAGCAAAACAAATGCATCATTGACATTGAGCTATAACTCATGCTTGGCTAGCTGTAGGTGACTGTTAAAGTGCGTAAACGTTTGTTATGCAAGTAGCATCGGTAGACTAGTCCTCTAATGTTTGTGAACTATTGGTATCAAGATAGTAATGGCAGTGACATTGAGAATGctatctcatctcatctgccACTGTTGTACTCGTGTGTTCACTTCCTTGAATGGCAGATTGTGGGGTCAAATGATTTCGGTTACAATAGGCTGTAATATAATTTGAACTATGTTGCGCAAAAGAAacttgtgtttgtacacagtcctacCGCAGTAAATTGGAAACACAGGGGCTCGGACCTAGCCAtaaacacgttgcttcaggagcacggaaaggGAAgcggtgtaatttgattggctaaagGTTGATATTTGAGTTAAACAGTCAGTCACGGACCGTATCTTTAAGCAATAGTAAATCAGTTGGATGATTTATATACCACAAGGTTAACGCACATATTCCTTAAAAGCCTAACTCATGTTCAGTCTTCATTGTCACTTTTATACCTTTGATGCTGGTGTTGCTGTGTGcactttaaaaacattttccTTAATTGTTCCAGGATGCTGGGATTCCTGCGCTTCAGAGGTCACGGCCATCACATGGTCAcctggtgtgtgttgaggtCCTCCATCCAggcctccctcccccctctccaacacacacacctcacccaaaCAGCACACCTCTGTGTACGTGCTGCACCCCCTTCTGGCCTCTCCCGTCTTAGGCCACCCGCAGGGCAAAGAGATCCCACTCTCCTCCGAGATCACCTTACCGTTCAGCGCAGGAGTCAGCATGCCCCATATTCCCAGGGTCCCACGCAACAGGGCCCCAAACCCGGCACTGCGACAGCGAAGTTCCGTCTGCAGACCCGCCTGGCGGTGACGGTGCTGTTCGGCGCGGGCATCCTGGGCACTTGGTGGTACGTGCGCAAGGAGAAGCAGGACAAGCTCCAGAGGCAGCGGATCGAGCAGCTCCGTAAGGTGGCCATCGGCCAGGGAGACTTCAGCCTGCTGGACCACACCGGCCAGCGGCGCACTAAGCGCGACTTCCTGGGCAGCTGGTCGCTGCTCTACTTCGGCTTCACTCACTGCCCGGACATCTGCCCCGAAGAGCTGGACAAGCTGACTAGCGTGGTGACGATCCTGGACGAGGACGCTAGCCTGCCGCGTGTCCAGCCACTCTTCTTCACGGTCGACCCCGAGCGCGACGACGTAGCGGCCATGCAGAAGTATGTGAAGGACTTCCATCCGCGCCTGATCGGGCTCACCGGCACGCCGGACGAGATTAAGCTGGCAGGCCGAGACTACCGGGTGTATGCCAGCGCCGGACCCAAAGACGAGGACGGAGATTACATCGTGGACCACACCATCCTTATCTACCTGGTCAACCCTGATGGACTCTTTCTGGACTACTACAACAGGATGAAGGACGACAAGCAGATCGCAGAGAGCATACGCAACCACATGAAGAACTTTGTCAGACTATTCACAGACTAAAAGGTGGATCTACTGGTGTGGCCGACAGGCTGTGGGTTTATGAATGTGAAATAAAGTGTGATTAAAAAGTGTGGATGTTTTGTCAACTAAATATCTGGCCCACAAGGCAAGTGAAACAGAAAATTCTGTCATTACCTAATCAACCTCACAACTTGCACCTCCTTTCCttacttgcacttcctctccctttttctaCTTCTTATCTTTCcgctaatgctatctcctctaattATTACTTAACTCACACTTATAATAGTTTCATTCCTGCACATTTTTATTCCTTATGTGAAGTATTTATTGTTGCTTGTAACAATTATAACAttattgcttgtagcttgattgttttctcctttgtacgtcgctttggataaaagcatctgctaaatgactaaatgcaatGTAACTTGTGGGCAGCCAGATATGGTTTAGTAGAACAAAAGTTAGCTCCAGAAGTACATCAAAACAATAACTGGTCATTTACCCTTCAAGAATGCAAAAGAGTTACACTGCAGTCTACCTACACTGTTgtgttcattttattatttaatatgtGGCAGCTGAATCCACAAGGTAGTTTTCTGGGCATAGACCTGTGAGATAGACCCAACTCAACTCCTAGTCCAGGAAATACTACCATTACCTTATCATCCAAGTCTGCAAGCTTGTCCACTTTTGCTACTTACCTGGTTCaatttagaaaaagaaaaaaaaaaaactcaaccatgttttttttttaaagaagcaaCTGGTTTTGATTCACCAAATGTGGCTGTCAGAGGTGATACTGGGTCAACAACAGCAGAAACATATTTTGgtgtatttaaaaatatttattaAGTTGGTAATTTGTATAGGGCATAATTTGCTCTGAAAAGAAGTGGAGAAATGTTCACAAACTGCCTTCTATACCTGTGACCAcaggtac
The sequence above is drawn from the Clupea harengus chromosome 16, Ch_v2.0.2, whole genome shotgun sequence genome and encodes:
- the LOC105909546 gene encoding protein SCO2 homolog, mitochondrial gives rise to the protein MLGFLRFRGHGHHMVTWCVLRSSIQASLPPLQHTHLTQTAHLCVRAAPPSGLSRLRPPAGQRDPTLLRDHLTVQRRSQHAPYSQGPTQQGPKPGTATAKFRLQTRLAVTVLFGAGILGTWWYVRKEKQDKLQRQRIEQLRKVAIGQGDFSLLDHTGQRRTKRDFLGSWSLLYFGFTHCPDICPEELDKLTSVVTILDEDASLPRVQPLFFTVDPERDDVAAMQKYVKDFHPRLIGLTGTPDEIKLAGRDYRVYASAGPKDEDGDYIVDHTILIYLVNPDGLFLDYYNRMKDDKQIAESIRNHMKNFVRLFTD